The Venenivibrio stagnispumantis region AGGTAAAATTGTAAGAAAGATAAAAGTAAAAAGTGATGGAAAAATTAATATATATAATTATCTAATTTTTGATATTGAATACAATGGTTTGAAAATAAAAGTTGAGACAGAATATGATAGTTATGGAAATCTAATATTTAGGTTAGGAGAATGAAAAAATTCATATCTGAAATACCTACAAATCTATTTGAAATATTTTTAGTTGAACTAAATGGATATGGTGCAGAAATCATTAGCAAAGATGAAAATATCACCATATTTGCAATCTATTCTGAAGATAAAGATGCAGAAAATATAAAAGAAACAATATTATCTATTTTTGAAGATTTAGGAAGTGGAAAAATTATAGTAGAGGAAGATATTCAGGAAGAAGATTGGAGTGAAAAATGGAAGGAAAATTTTAAACCTATTTATATTAAGCCGTTTTTGATAATACCTGAATGGGAAATAGCAGAGCCAAAAGAAAATCAAATTCCAATAAAATTAAAAATAGCTATGGCATTTGGAACAGGATTGCATCCAACTACCCAATTAATGCTATCATTTTTACCAAAATATATAAAACCTGAATATACGGTTATGGATATAGGAACCGGAACCGGTATATTGGCTATAGCTTCTGCAAAACTTGGTGCAAAAAAAATAGATGCAATAGATATAGAAAAAGAAGCAATAGAAGAATGCAAAATAAATGCTTGGGAAAATCAAGTTAATATAAATTGCTATCAAGGTTCTATAGAAGATATAAAAGAAAAGTATGATATAGTTCTTGCTAATTT contains the following coding sequences:
- a CDS encoding 50S ribosomal protein L11 methyltransferase encodes the protein MKKFISEIPTNLFEIFLVELNGYGAEIISKDENITIFAIYSEDKDAENIKETILSIFEDLGSGKIIVEEDIQEEDWSEKWKENFKPIYIKPFLIIPEWEIAEPKENQIPIKLKIAMAFGTGLHPTTQLMLSFLPKYIKPEYTVMDIGTGTGILAIASAKLGAKKIDAIDIEKEAIEECKINAWENQVNINCYQGSIEDIKEKYDIVLANLQIEIFEKYFDNIAKLFNKYLIISGIFNNKEAEKIKDFVKKNNLKIIEEKKAEDLSNKEDFWYAFAIRNS